Proteins encoded in a region of the Malaciobacter mytili LMG 24559 genome:
- a CDS encoding EAL domain-containing protein — MDKSTTYKKLITKIIFFTLFVTLGVAFIYGEYLKKDAIEKLTKIDAKKTSKLIFQSLYSAMEKGWTKKDLANIIDRINTIDEEMVVNVYRSPIVAELYGDIENDEKARKANPFVKKALEKEEVLNIIDKSLIQFYYPIVAEKKCLTCHTNAQIGNVLGVIDISYPVHDLKVSLTGMINFFAMFIILFSIIIFLALYFEFDKYLVKPIKKFVHIINEISENKDIKQRIQIDNKIEEITSMQKVFNNMLDSLEYQFYNDELTSLPNRKKLLETIAENKYASLMLINIDKFQEINDLYGDNIGNNLLVHISTILEENSPKSSVLFKMHADEYALYYEQDLSLEELKSLALYLIDSIEKNAFVVTNGNEAHVNASIGIAIGNEALLTNADIALKIAKRKRQKYIVYDSSMKIEHEYEQNLKWGKKIKDAIKEDRIIPLFQPIVDTQTQKILKYESLIRMIDKNGELISPIHFLELAKKNKLYPQLTMIMIKKTFEKFSKIDKKISINLSVDDILNKEVYDCIIKHLKVSNLGPRVVFELIESEGIENFEEVLNFIEEVKTYGCQISIDDFGTGYSNFEYLMKLKVDYIKIDASMIRNIDTNRNSQMVTETIIDFANKMKIETIAEFIHSKNVYEKVKELGIHYAQGYYFGEPTSLD; from the coding sequence ATGGATAAATCAACAACGTATAAAAAACTGATTACTAAAATTATTTTCTTTACACTCTTTGTCACTTTAGGTGTAGCTTTTATATATGGAGAGTACCTTAAAAAAGATGCCATAGAAAAACTTACAAAAATAGATGCAAAAAAAACTAGTAAACTTATCTTTCAATCTTTATACTCAGCAATGGAAAAAGGTTGGACAAAAAAAGATTTAGCAAATATTATTGATAGAATTAATACTATTGATGAAGAGATGGTAGTAAATGTATATAGAAGTCCAATTGTAGCTGAACTTTATGGTGATATTGAAAATGATGAAAAAGCAAGAAAAGCAAATCCTTTTGTAAAAAAAGCTTTAGAAAAAGAAGAAGTTTTAAATATCATAGATAAATCTTTAATTCAATTTTATTATCCAATAGTTGCAGAAAAAAAATGTCTTACATGTCATACAAACGCCCAAATAGGTAATGTTTTAGGAGTAATTGATATTTCTTATCCTGTACATGATTTAAAAGTCTCTTTAACAGGTATGATTAACTTTTTTGCAATGTTTATTATTCTTTTTTCTATAATTATATTTTTAGCTTTATATTTTGAGTTTGATAAATATTTAGTAAAACCAATAAAAAAATTTGTACATATAATAAATGAAATTTCAGAAAATAAAGATATAAAACAAAGAATTCAAATTGATAATAAAATAGAAGAGATTACTTCTATGCAAAAAGTATTTAATAATATGCTTGATTCTTTAGAATATCAATTTTATAATGATGAATTAACTTCTCTTCCAAATAGAAAAAAATTATTAGAAACTATTGCTGAAAATAAGTATGCTTCTTTAATGCTTATTAATATTGATAAATTCCAAGAGATAAATGATTTATATGGGGATAATATAGGGAATAACCTTTTAGTTCATATTTCAACTATATTAGAAGAAAACTCTCCTAAATCTTCAGTTTTATTTAAAATGCACGCAGATGAATATGCTTTATATTATGAACAAGACTTATCTTTAGAAGAGTTAAAAAGTTTAGCTTTATATTTAATTGATAGCATAGAAAAAAATGCTTTTGTGGTAACAAATGGAAATGAAGCCCATGTAAATGCATCAATTGGTATTGCTATTGGAAATGAAGCACTTTTAACAAATGCAGATATAGCTTTAAAAATTGCAAAAAGAAAAAGACAAAAATATATAGTTTATGACTCATCAATGAAAATTGAGCATGAATATGAGCAAAATTTAAAATGGGGTAAAAAAATAAAAGACGCCATAAAAGAAGATAGAATTATCCCATTATTTCAACCAATAGTTGATACACAAACTCAAAAAATTTTAAAGTATGAGTCATTAATTAGAATGATAGATAAAAATGGAGAATTAATCTCTCCTATTCACTTTTTAGAATTGGCAAAGAAAAATAAACTATATCCTCAACTTACAATGATAATGATTAAAAAAACATTTGAAAAGTTTAGTAAAATAGATAAAAAAATCTCTATAAATTTAAGTGTTGATGATATTTTAAATAAAGAAGTATATGACTGTATAATAAAACATCTAAAAGTATCAAATTTAGGTCCTAGAGTTGTATTTGAACTAATAGAATCTGAAGGAATTGAAAACTTTGAAGAGGTTTTAAATTTTATTGAAGAGGTTAAAACATATGGATGTCAAATCTCTATTGATGATTTTGGAACAGGATACTCAAACTTTGAATATCTAATGAAGTTAAAAGTTGATTATATTAAAATTGATGCTTCAATGATTAGAAATATAGATACAAATAGAAACTCACAAATGGTAACAGAAACTATTATAGATTTTGCAAATAAGATGAAAATAGAGACTATTGCTGAGTTTATTCACTCAAAAAATGTATATGAAAAAGTAAAAGAATTAGGTATTCATTATGCACAAGGATACTATTTTGGAGAGCCAACTAGTTTAGACTAG
- a CDS encoding epoxyqueuosine reductase QueH, with amino-acid sequence MLVHICCSVDSHYFLEKIQEDYPNEELVGYFYDPNIHPYSEYRLRYLDVEHSCKKLGIKLIEGPYNLEEWLKKVKGMEHLPEKGDRCTVCYDDRLENSVQKALELGHNKFTTTLLISPKKSQEKLEKIGNELQEKTAVEFVFKDYRAGNGTQLQGEVVKKFSLYRQNYCGCLFGLTAQRESQKKVMDEMFNPISNQILPESIEQRLELYQKRNKFEEENKPYKIIKQRFLNYRLFNGKVAINKQTIPSYFLCYSTINRTNTNGRIEYCKDGINYLNRDEVKLLDLDTFNTLANSDYANVKELMYNPLKFEEELEVRNKIVNNAYDLSAVIIVDTIIDGKYEIQLDAQTYEDIKEEII; translated from the coding sequence TTGTTAGTACATATATGTTGTTCAGTAGATAGCCACTACTTTTTAGAAAAAATTCAAGAAGATTACCCAAATGAAGAGCTTGTAGGGTATTTTTATGACCCTAATATTCATCCTTATAGTGAATATAGATTAAGATACTTAGATGTAGAACATTCATGTAAAAAATTAGGTATAAAATTAATCGAAGGTCCTTATAATCTTGAAGAATGGCTAAAAAAAGTAAAAGGGATGGAACATCTTCCTGAAAAAGGAGATAGATGTACAGTATGTTATGATGATAGGCTAGAAAATAGTGTTCAAAAAGCACTGGAATTAGGACATAATAAATTTACAACTACACTTCTTATTTCTCCTAAAAAATCCCAAGAAAAACTTGAAAAAATAGGAAATGAACTTCAAGAAAAAACAGCTGTTGAGTTTGTTTTTAAAGATTATAGAGCAGGAAATGGAACACAACTACAAGGGGAAGTTGTAAAAAAATTCTCTTTATATAGACAAAATTATTGTGGTTGCCTTTTTGGTCTAACAGCACAAAGAGAGAGTCAAAAAAAAGTAATGGATGAGATGTTTAATCCAATTTCAAATCAAATTTTGCCTGAGTCAATTGAGCAAAGATTAGAACTTTATCAAAAAAGAAATAAATTTGAAGAAGAAAATAAACCCTATAAGATTATTAAACAAAGATTTTTAAATTATCGATTATTTAATGGAAAAGTTGCTATAAATAAGCAAACTATTCCTTCATATTTTTTATGTTATTCAACAATAAATAGAACAAATACAAATGGAAGAATAGAGTATTGTAAAGATGGGATAAACTACTTAAATAGAGATGAAGTAAAATTACTTGATTTAGATACTTTTAATACTTTAGCAAATAGTGATTATGCAAATGTAAAAGAGCTTATGTATAATCCTTTAAAATTTGAAGAGGAATTAGAAGTAAGAAATAAAATAGTTAATAATGCTTATGATTTAAGTGCTGTTATAATTGTAGATACAATTATTGATGGAAAATATGAAATACAATTAGATGCTCAAACATACGAAGATATAAAGGAAGAGATTATATGA
- the lpxB gene encoding lipid-A-disaccharide synthase: MKILVSALETSSNIHLKELKKYLSDEVEFVGVFDKELGTPLYDLTALAIMGFIDALKKLRFFFKLRDELVELAKDCDKVLLMDSSGFNLPLAKKLKETYPNKQIIYYILPQAWAWKKKRVEKLQAYCTKLCSIIPFEEELYTKKDLITYVGHPLLDEIKHFKQTYEKTNKIIYMPGSRKTEIVNHMPVFRQIVKELPNKEHILIIPSKFDQEYINRVYGDISDFTISNDAHKSLIEAEFGFICSGTATLEASLIGTPFVMSYVAKKLDYFIGRLFVKLPYIGLANIFFDKMGKKAIHKEFFQEEVTFKNLLDEYHNMNKENFLNNSKILREYLKNGSSKNVAQIIQN, from the coding sequence ATGAAAATATTAGTAAGTGCATTGGAGACTTCTTCAAATATTCATTTAAAAGAGTTAAAAAAATATTTAAGTGATGAAGTAGAGTTTGTTGGAGTATTTGATAAAGAGTTAGGAACTCCCTTATATGATTTAACTGCACTTGCTATTATGGGTTTTATAGATGCTTTAAAAAAATTAAGATTTTTCTTTAAATTAAGAGATGAATTAGTAGAGCTTGCAAAAGATTGTGATAAGGTTTTATTAATGGATAGTTCAGGGTTTAATTTACCTTTAGCAAAAAAACTTAAAGAGACTTATCCAAATAAACAGATTATTTATTATATCTTACCTCAAGCTTGGGCATGGAAGAAAAAAAGAGTAGAAAAACTACAAGCATATTGTACAAAGCTTTGTTCAATTATTCCTTTTGAAGAAGAACTTTATACAAAAAAAGATTTAATTACTTATGTGGGGCACCCCTTATTAGATGAGATAAAACACTTTAAACAAACATATGAGAAAACTAATAAAATTATATATATGCCAGGAAGTAGAAAAACAGAAATAGTAAATCATATGCCTGTTTTTAGACAAATAGTAAAAGAATTACCAAATAAAGAACATATTTTAATAATTCCTTCAAAATTTGACCAAGAGTATATAAATAGAGTCTATGGAGACATTAGTGATTTTACAATTTCAAATGACGCTCATAAAAGTTTAATTGAAGCTGAGTTTGGTTTTATTTGCTCGGGAACAGCAACCCTAGAAGCAAGTTTAATAGGAACACCTTTTGTTATGTCATATGTGGCTAAGAAACTTGATTATTTTATTGGAAGACTTTTTGTAAAACTTCCATATATTGGTTTAGCAAATATATTTTTTGATAAAATGGGTAAAAAGGCTATTCATAAAGAGTTTTTTCAAGAAGAGGTTACTTTTAAAAATCTATTAGATGAGTATCATAATATGAACAAAGAAAATTTTTTAAATAATTCAAAAATATTAAGAGAGTATTTAAAAAATGGTAGTTCAAAAAATGTTGCTCAAATAATACAAAACTAA
- the fabZ gene encoding 3-hydroxyacyl-ACP dehydratase FabZ, whose product MLDVMEIQEILPHRYPFLLVDRITEMEKGKSVTGYKNISISEPAFMGHFPGHPIYPGVLILEGMAQAGGVLALKSNDLSAEELQNKVIYFMSIDKAKFRSPVRPGDQLVYKIEILKLRGSLIVLDGKAYVDGKLVAEAELKAMVVDK is encoded by the coding sequence ATGTTAGATGTTATGGAAATTCAAGAAATTTTACCTCATAGATACCCATTTTTATTAGTAGATAGAATTACTGAAATGGAAAAAGGTAAGAGTGTAACTGGTTATAAAAATATTTCTATTAGTGAACCTGCATTTATGGGACACTTTCCAGGACACCCTATTTACCCAGGAGTATTAATTCTTGAAGGTATGGCTCAAGCAGGTGGAGTTTTAGCTTTAAAAAGTAATGATTTATCAGCAGAAGAGTTACAAAATAAAGTTATCTATTTTATGAGTATTGATAAAGCAAAATTTAGAAGCCCTGTAAGACCAGGAGACCAATTAGTTTATAAAATTGAAATTTTAAAATTAAGAGGTAGTCTAATTGTATTAGATGGGAAAGCTTATGTAGATGGAAAACTAGTTGCTGAGGCAGAATTAAAAGCAATGGTTGTAGATAAATAA
- the lpxA gene encoding acyl-ACP--UDP-N-acetylglucosamine O-acyltransferase produces the protein MNNIHKTAIIEEGAQLGDNITIGAYTIIGKDVKIGDGTTIGSHTLIEGKTTIGQNNQIFSHATLGSIPQDLKFQGEDVELIIGNNNKIREYTLFNPGTIGGGSKTVIGDNNLFMGYTHVAHDCIIGNNCIFANVATLAGHVECGDAVVVGGLTPVHQFCKLGSYAMIGGGSVVTQDIPPFCLAEGNRAVLRGLNLTGLRRRLDNREDIDEIKKAYKAIFQSKDPIADVANKLLEESNNSYVHELAQFVLDTKRGIPFNRK, from the coding sequence ATGAACAACATTCACAAAACAGCAATAATTGAAGAAGGTGCACAATTAGGTGATAATATTACTATTGGTGCATATACAATTATTGGAAAAGATGTAAAAATTGGAGATGGAACTACTATTGGTTCTCATACATTAATTGAAGGAAAAACTACGATTGGACAAAACAATCAAATTTTTTCTCATGCTACACTAGGGTCAATTCCTCAAGATTTAAAATTTCAAGGGGAAGATGTAGAGTTAATTATTGGTAATAATAATAAAATTAGAGAATATACTTTATTTAATCCGGGAACAATAGGTGGTGGAAGTAAAACAGTTATTGGTGATAATAACCTTTTTATGGGATATACTCATGTAGCTCATGATTGTATTATTGGAAATAATTGTATTTTTGCAAATGTTGCAACATTAGCTGGTCATGTGGAGTGTGGTGATGCAGTTGTTGTAGGAGGACTTACACCTGTTCACCAATTTTGTAAACTAGGAAGTTATGCAATGATTGGTGGAGGTTCAGTTGTAACACAAGATATACCTCCATTTTGTTTAGCAGAAGGGAATCGTGCAGTTTTAAGAGGTCTTAACTTAACAGGTCTTAGAAGAAGACTTGATAATAGAGAAGATATTGATGAAATAAAAAAAGCTTATAAAGCAATTTTTCAATCTAAAGACCCAATTGCGGATGTTGCTAATAAATTACTTGAAGAGAGTAATAATAGTTATGTACATGAATTGGCTCAATTTGTATTAGATACAAAAAGAGGAATTCCATTTAATAGAAAATAG